AAGCAATTCTGTCTGGGAATAGAAGGGAGTTTCAGAAGGATGCAGCTGTATGAGGGAATCCTATGCCCATGTGAGGTCAATGTTTTTAGATTAAGGCTGAGCGAAGGATAAATAACTCTCTGGGAGGCTGTTAGAGTCCCAGAGCACCTTCAGAGCGTGGTGACTGACATGAACTGATTGTACTCTCACTACTTTCTTCAATAAAAACTTACTCATTTGACACGACTCATAacttaatgtttgttttattaattgtcacaggtatttccaccacacTCAGTATTTATGTGGGATGTGATTTGGCCATTGTAGATGCAAACTCATTTAATGGTGACACTGAAGGATCAATGAGGGTGGCATCTTGTGGCTGCACAGAAAACTGTACAGACCTGTTGACCAATTGGATAAAGTTTTTATAATAGGGTTTCATCTTTGTCTGTTAAAGTTTTATCTGTAAATCCCACAGCTGACACATCttcctttttgttttcttcttcagAATCCCATCCTGTTGCAAGTCTTCTGCTGCTCCTGCTGTGCACTTTTCTTACACAGTTCAAATCTCTCAAAGTTTTCCTCAGAATAGAGAAACTCTGGGAAAATGTTGTCCATAAGCTCCACTACTCAGAATACATCCTCTATTCCTCTGCAAAATAACTCATCACTCAGACAACCTCAAAAACCTAAAGGAAAAGAGAGAATTCACCCCTGCCCAGAGTGTGGGAGGAGCTGTCCTTCACCTAGCGCTCTCCTAAGACACCAacgcgttcacacaggagagaaaccccaTCAGTGCTCAGAATGTGAACGCAGTTTCAATCGACACAATACTCTCCAAAGACACctacgcattcacacaggagagaaaccgtttcagtgcTCAGAATGTGGACGCAGTTTTAATCGAAAGTCAAGTCTtcaaattcaccagcgcattcacacaggagagaaaccctatcagtGCTTAAAGTGTGAAAAGAGTTTTACAACCCAGGGTTACCTCCAGAtccaccagctcattcacacaggagagaaaccatttcaGTGCACAGAATGTGGACAGAGTTTTAATAGAAATACTAGTCTCCAAAtacaccggcgcattcacacaggagagaaaccgtttcagtgctcagactgtggacaGAGTTTTAAAGAGAGTGGTGTTCTAAGAAAACACCAGCATATTCACACACAAATGAAACCGTATTATTGTTCAGACTGTGAAAAGAGGTTTTCTAATAAGAGTTCACTTGAAAttcaccagcgaattcacacaggagagaaaccatatgaGTGCTCAGAATGTGGACAGAGTTTTAGAACGAACAGTTCCCTTAAatatcaccagcgcattcataaAGCTGTGAAACCATATTATTGTTTTCATTGTGAAAAGGGTTTTTTGACACAGAGCACACTCGAATcacaccagcgtgttcacacagGAAATAcatctttattaaaataaaataaagaaagaaaactaaaataaagaaaacactggCTATATATTCACTATTTGCTACAATTACTGGGTAGGTAGAGAACTATAAATgtttttgtcatctgacgtcatgaccaacattcaacctgaaatgaaCGTCTGTTGACGTTAGTGGCCAACTGGGTAAGGTCATAATAAACAAATTTCTTAGGCTGAGGATTGTGATATGGATTGAGGACTATATGTTCTGTGtgtttgtccatccatccatcccattgTTCTATCCTATCTCATTAAtaaatttttttctttctacGCATTACTTCATTGTGAAATCAGCTGTAGTCTGTTCACCCTGCTGTGTTTTAATAGAAACCCGCAACAGTCTGTGAGTTACCTTCCAGTAAGTTTATCCTGCAAAAGTTTAGAAATACATACTTAAACTATGTCTGAGAACTGGGGTAGTTAGTCAAGTCAAGGTCATCTTCAAAAGTATTGTTTGATATATATAATGGAAGACATATGTATTCAGTGCAGTGTAGTGCATCACTTTATAAGGGATATTCTGATAGTGGGGGTCAGGAAAGGGGTTTTGGCaaattcagcagcagcagattgGAGTCATGTGATTATCCTAGAGTCCAACTCTGTTGTTGTTGTACCACTTGAACTATTTCAAACAAGACTATAATCTAACATATAATCTATTTAAAAACAGAtccataataaaatatttaattgttttttttttttaaatgtccattgcattgtgttagaaattcggccttcagAAATCAGAAGTGAGattcaggagacagcttgagagcTGACTTTGAGGTAATTCtcctgcagacagaaaatctacgtGTTAAACAAAGGAGAAGTATGTGGGAGATAAAGGTGAGAGACTAGGAGATTAGggaggagtatgtggggggtgCCATCATTGGAGGTTGATAGTCATCAGATGTTCATCACCTTGGTTTGGATTTCAAATTACCATAAAAACAAAGGAGGTAATGTTGACTATCTGCAGAGGTAGACGACCATCAGCTCCCTTCTGCAATGTTATCAGTGTAAAGGGGAATAGGGGGGTTAGGGAGTAAGTCAgtttaaaagtacaatttgttgttgacaaaATCTCTCAATTGGAAGCCTGTGCttaacattatttataatttcatatttggccttttttatttcacaggttatccctaaacagtaaaataagctatttaaaattattaaaaaatgtaaactttttcatggtctattgttgtgatggaaggtgtttattgaaatgattcataatcaatgacgtgtgatgattcataaacaatgacgactattaatgatattactttttgttccatgcgatgataatgtgtactcagtAAACTGAACTTAACATTCTTCCCTCAGTgagcatatctaagatgctgagtgagagtttttctatctggggaaagcagtgtgtgtctatgtgtgtgtgggctaaggaatgcacgtcacagttgttctgtctacaaattctggcgccagggtcatctttcCTTCTGCTTGCAGAAAGCCagggtgttttgagaaccagcctgatatgctcactaagggattatgtcataccacctgtcagaagaagttgacgtgtcacaatggtggcactgtgcccataactGGGAAGTAAGATAGTAAGGGTTGGGAGGATctaaggtataaagagagcgtggcactcttgcaaggcttCTTCTCAacaaatcttgttactcattctgatcaagactcagaggcTCTGCAGTTTCTTTcatcctgtcattattttccaccacattgtGATATATGGTCTGTAGtgtgaaacaaaacaaacaaacaaaaaaaaaaaagaaaatacatgatgttcatcttaatgaatgcagggtctgaaagataattagtacagataaaaaaatgcaatctcagaaaatgagaaatggctgaaataacaaaaaaggttcagaacttttagacctcaagttcatattcataaagttttaagaattcagaaatcaatatttggtggaacaactctggtttttaatcacagttttcatgcatcttggcatgttctcctcctccagtcttacacattgcttttggataaccttatgccactcctggtgcaaatatttgcagttcagcttggtttgatggcttgtgatcatctatcttcttcttgattatatttcaaaggttttcaatttggtaaaattaaagaaactcatcatttttaagtaatctcttattttttccagagctgtatatactaggGCACAACACTGTTGTATATTCAGCAGAAAATAAAGGCAGGAACTTTTAACAACAACCCTTTACTTTAGTACTGCAGGTCTCTATCTTCCTCAGAGTTTGTACATGCTCACATGTGGAACATTAGTCACAACAGCGCCACCACATAGAAGGGAAGTACATTTCACTATACCACAAACACCAGGACTTTTATCCTGTATTTATTTTCTCTCCCACCCCAGACAGCTCTAATGAATAAGTAAAGAGAATGTTCTCACATTTGTGTggcacaaaccaaaccaaagaaaaAAGCTTCAATATTATAAACGAGTTACCTGGTTTGGACCAGAGCAAACCAGGTGTCTGTGAAAATGCTAAGTATAGTGCCTGAATAATTTAGCATCTTATAATAATGAGCCttacattacacattacattacattacacattaTCATAGAGTGTAGAAAATGTTCATTATCATGTAGGGTAGAGGGACTGTTTGCTTATTGCTTATTCCGATTATTGTGAACTATTACATTGATTGAAACATCTCTATTAAACATATGTCCACTCTTTATGTCCCAGGTTATTATTGTTAGCGTTGTCGAAGGTCAGCACTGTTATAATTTCCAGTTGATAACGAAGTATTGCTATTTAGTCTGCATTTTGCACAAAATCAAAACACCATGAAAACATAGGTGTTCAAGTGAGACATTACTGTGTGTGCGACTCAATGATACACAAATAGAGAGAAATGCTAATAGACTGTATAATACTCCTGATAATGTGTgtagcagccatcttggattctgaactctgtTTGGAGGAATTGCTGTTATGATTTCCTACTTGGAACTCTGGACATCTACCTTTAAATGGAATGCAGCGTTAGTGCTGGACTAAGGAGAatctttatttacttaatttacctTAATTAtcatatgaaaaaaaacattgtacataTTTACCTTTACACTTCTGTTTGCAGACAGATTTAAAGGGGACAATTTATGTAAATGCTTTTGTATTCCCACTTGGTCTCTGCCACACCaagcgcaaaaaaaaaatccatatgttTTCTTTGAATCATAGGGGTTTTTATAAGTCATTTGGATGGAGGTGCCACCCATCCTCCCCTGCCAACCCCCACCAACTGGATCAGTTGAAGGTCTGCAATTTTGGTTATTTTGGTTGAGAACTGCTGACAGTGCACAGTGGGATTAGCCAGCAGATTTTGTCTGACAGAGGAATCTGTAAATACTGTCTGTAGCAAGTCAACAGATGAGGGAGCTCAGCTATTCTGCTCCATACACTGACCCCGCTGACTGCTCCACTACAAGCGCTGTCTGGTGAGTCGTTAACGTGTGGTAAACATTCAATAAACATGGGGCCAGCAACAACTTATTTGCATAATAGTGACAGAGCACTTAAACGGCTCATTCCTAAAGGGATTGCCAAGAATAGAGTCTGTGTTCTGTATCGCCAACAGACCTATTCTAATttatgtaaaaagaggtataatatgtcctatTTAAATGATTGTCCAAATCATGCAGTGAAACAAAATACACCCTAAGCCAGTTTCTTACACCTGTCTTGAGCTTCATCTTGAATTAACAGCAATGCAAATTGTTATGTTCaccattaaaaaaatctaatttatgctCAGGCTTAACCTCCTTGTGTGCCTGAATAGCCAATGTTGGCTCAGCCAACAGTGTAAGATTCCCTGAGTTACTGCATGTGTGCAGTTCTGCTGCATTTGGGTCATTGCGTTTTTGACCTTTACACTTTTAGCCCTTGTTTGATTAATAAACATGCAATAGTTAAACATTATTGGGTGTCTGTAGTTTAACTATTTTATAAAAGCAAGCTAGTGTGTACACTTAACATAAAATTAGAGTTAGTAAAAGGGGGTAGTATATACAAAATAACTACATATGGTTCATTTGGGCAATGCCATagaacactgtaaataaacatgtttGTAATAAAGATGTGTGAGTGACAACaggacatataaatgtttatataagtTGTTTTTTATGGATACAAAAGTGATTCTTAAATCACATCACTGAAATAACCATTTAAAAAAGtgaattgtttaaataaaagtaaattaaaaagcTGTTCAGTTTTTAGTACAGATCAAGGTGTCAGAGACAAAATCTAAACGTCCTCACCCAAATGCTGTTATATGTTGCTATATGCTGTGTTTGTGAGGACGCAGAGTTGGTTTCTAAAGGTTTCCCCTCTTCTTCTTTCAGGTCTAAATCAGGCCTGAGTGGTTTTAGAGGGTTTTTGCAGTTTCCACCACCTGtctgtttacattacatttgacagacGCGTTTATCCAAAGCAGCTTACaaataattatgtacatttagcaatagaggaaatagaagttcaaggcaaaaaacatttttagacagagcctaaaggaggccaaagggaaatagtgggaaagAGGAGGAAATGAgggggagaaggaaatgaggttagaagtagtcagtttgttagaggtgttaggagagtaagtgcactTTGAAGAGCTCTATCTTTAGGTGTGTCTTAAAGGAGAACACCGATGTAAAATTGATTttggctgtagtaaaacatgataaagagtactaacctttgttgaatagcccactccCACTCAGTAATTTTCTGCCTTTTGCCCAACATTCTTTACAACAGGCacttcccctgcagataaattgtgctttacaccgttatccaggcatAGCGTAGCCTAATCTCagggcaccgccatcactgtactaatCATGACATCACTTTAGGATGGCGGCCCGGAGATCAGGCTATGCTACTGgttgtaaacagtattttttataagcttcttgtgcacttttaaaggtattaatgccttgttttaaatgtcagggctctccggattctagcaaggaggtgtggagctactttgagcctataTAAgaaatttatctgcaggggcaagtggaTGCCCCATAGGAAGCACCTATTGTAAAGAGTAATGGGAAATAAGCataaaaatactggatctcagaaagctgcaggagagcggaggtgggctatttaataAAGGTTAGAACCCtttatcacgttttactacaccaaaagtcaatttatCAATGAAGTTCACCTTTAAAGATAGCGAGGGACTCTCCTgttctggtagtggaaggtaggtTTTtgcaccattggggaactctgtatgagaacagtctggattgctttgtgtgaatgtttgccAAAGCTAGGCGGCGTTCATTGAAGAAGAGCAGCGGCTTGGAGGCAATGGAAGCCTTTAGGTGTAAGCGTAgttaggaaggagcctgttctgtcatcaccttgttgGCAAATGTAAGAGCTGTCTTTTTACTCTCATCATCCACATACAACACAACTGCAAATTTCATACAACCAGGAATATCCATACATGGGTCTCTTGCCTCTGATTTAGATCTTTAGACTATTAGAGCCTGATTTACAGCACAAATATCAGAATAATACAAATACTGCACTACTGTAGGCCGGTCTATGAAAGAGTAACAGTGCCCTCTAGTGTTAAATAAGGAGAATGACTGTGGCCCTGCTGTTTCCAATACAGATTAGTAAATGTGTGTAAGTCCAATTTCATATATCTTATATGAACTGTTATtgaaagtgtttgtgtgtttatttggatatggccctaaaatattatcgcatatatatatatatatatatatatatatatatatatatatatatatatatatatatatatatgcgataACATATTGgttatatgacaaaacattgaatgacaaaaataatttcaagaatacccTACTGCAACAAACATTGCAACCCAAAATCCTTTGGCAATCTTCGGATTTCATGATACCTTGTGCACAGTCAAGGCACCCACATCTTTAaacctccaccatatttgactgtaggtactgtgttcttttctttgtattttttgggAGAAATACTTAATTCTCTGCAAACATAAAAAATCTGGGGTTTTCGACCAAGACTGTAGGCATACTACATACACAAGTGCCTACTACATACACTAGATACCATGTGCATTCCACAAATGCATATTTTTGTAGATAAGGGTAATTATGCACAAGCATACTGTTTTTTCAATGCATAGAATAGTACATTCTATTCATGCTTACTACATACTTTACAACTACTACATACTATCATACTATCAATGCATTCTACCTTCTACAGATCCATACTAATCTATAGATATATATACTGCACATACTAAATAGTAATGCATATTACATACTACAGATGCATACTcttgcatttacatttatttctttgcagTGGTATTGTGTTTGTGCTAATGGTTCTAGAAAGATGTAGAGATAGTAGCTTATGGGCTTTAAATTGTGACAGGTATGATTGCATTTTTAAGCAAGTAAATCAAATTAAACTGGCAACAAGAAAATTAGCAAGTGTTATAGTAATAGTTTATAACATTTAGATATGTGTATTAGTGGTAACACTATAAATACATATGCTTAAGTCCATAAAGCTCCCAGAACTGAATAGTGCAGGTTTAACTAGTGCAggcttatatatattttctatactgTAAACATTCATATTTGTATTCTTCTGTATGTACTAgtaaacgtgtgtgtgtatgtgtgtgtgagtgtgtgttttctcGCCTTATGTTTTCTGTGTGCGTAGGATTGGTGTATGGCTCTTCGTGTCCATCCCTTCAACCATCACTTGCTTGGGCCTCTGCAAACGGTGTTGCTAGGCAACCCCATCTCAGCTACTACAGTCCCTAATGGGGCCTTAAGAAGAGCAGGGCAGGTGGAGTGTACCATTACATGGGCTGATGGAGGGGGGTGGTGTGTGGAAATTATTAGCCCTAG
This genomic interval from Astyanax mexicanus isolate ESR-SI-001 chromosome 1, AstMex3_surface, whole genome shotgun sequence contains the following:
- the LOC103033126 gene encoding gastrula zinc finger protein XlCGF7.1, yielding MLSISSTTQNTSSIPLQNNSSLRQPQKPKGKERIHPCPECGRSCPSPSALLRHQRVHTGEKPHQCSECERSFNRHNTLQRHLRIHTGEKPFQCSECGRSFNRKSSLQIHQRIHTGEKPYQCLKCEKSFTTQGYLQIHQLIHTGEKPFQCTECGQSFNRNTSLQIHRRIHTGEKPFQCSDCGQSFKESGVLRKHQHIHTQMKPYYCSDCEKRFSNKSSLEIHQRIHTGEKPYECSECGQSFRTNSSLKYHQRIHKAVKPYYCFHCEKGFLTQSTLESHQRVHTGNTSLLK